The DNA region cgttggatcaaaaccctatttttctcctcggatgatgaaaaatagagttttgaggggctattgtgaggtGTAAAAtggcccaagtgggcatatgggcctttggactgtagcatggagggccgacctgctccataattaaactctacgaattggcccatacgccgaggatccgagggtacagccgaggatccgagggtacagccgagggcgagtttctcctcggacagatccaagagaactcaagacttcattatgaaggtcaaggcataactctagaaagactaatagTTAAAAGGGGGaggccctgaaccttctagatacaccagtgttaaggaaaatatctagagtaaaggctgccacctccgcattaaagactctgcacctacctccctggccgcattaatggggaagtgacccctgaatagtagggcagaaacttctagtcagggcCCCAAAAGGCATCagaaaaaggggtatttaaggggggaggAATGCAAAAGAGAGGGGGATCTCTCtcgctcactctctctctctaaagaaaaagaaaagaaattaaggattgtaacctgtaagaaagaaagagaaataatacagagttggtcctcggcttacatccgaggaggcatatttgcaattaacaattgttattcacaagtgtttgtaactctcagGCTattgtcaagttctcagtacctttaacctagatttcaagcccacactctacaaattttattgtttaagacttattgggcctgagcccataatcttctttgggtccaggtgcaattgtgcatcTACAGTATTGTTGTAAGATTATTTTACAAAGGGttatgctaacgaatgcccttagagcattagttaacaatccattttaggaaagttttgacatcacttttatgggaaatgaaaaaaaactgttaaaaaattaattatttttctttctttctccataaaaactttctttaaatgaattattaaataatattctaagggcattcgttagcattttccttttgcAAAATAAGTTTTTCCTTAACTCATCTCCCCATGAGACAAATTAAAGTAATTAAACTTGCCTCTTCAACATAACCAGATGAAACTCGACTCTTCAAAAATAcgagtttaagaaaaatatcataagacaaattaactttaaaaatgctattttatgattttatcaaataatttttaaaggtattattattattattttattttaaaagtcccATCTCCCAAATTCTACAACaattttatattatcaaaaaataatttgtaaatggcattatttatttattttaaatctatattacAAGTcgttaaacattaattaataaGTTGGTGAAAACTGCATGTACTACACAACAactcatttaatttaataaaataagagcTGTACTACAAATCGTTTAATGTACGAAAATCATCAAAACACTTTCCATTTTGAGGAGTGAACTAAacgaataaataaataagcgcaatttgtttttgaaaatattgttgtttttgtttttgtttttgtttttgtagtttCAGAAAAATGGAGGCTTTGGGTGGAGGCCTTGGCGGGCTCTGGAACTCAACCCATCTCTTCAGGAAAAGACCCAAAAAACCcgaatccaaatccaaatccaaatcctccGATTCCGCAGCGGCAACTGGCAGAGCCGGTTACCGGTTTCCATTGAAGCAAGCCGTCACGGCTGGCTCGCTCGCTCTCGCCGGCGACACCATCGCCCAGCTCAGGGAGCGGTGGACTAAGCGAGAGCCTTTGAACACTGATTCCATTGCTCTCACTAAGGTCAGTGGAAACTCAAAGctgctcctttttttttgttatgctgtgtttggttgctgagaaaatgagGGGAAAAAGAAGTGTGAAGTTTGAAACTTTTGAGAGTTATGTGTTTGTTGTCCGCAGTTTGGGTGCCAATGGAAGTGTTTATCTGAAAGTAGAAATAATTAACAATTTTCTGAATTTtgatgtattgaatttttgtttgtttggagttCTCTTTACCCTTTTGCTAATTGGTACTCTGTTggaatttttgtttaatgaagcTTTTGAGTCTGTCAGATGAACCAGAAAATGGCTATTGTGTGGTCTGTTTGGTTGCTCTGAAAGGCGAAAAATTTGAGCCTTAAAATCCTTATCAATCAAGCCCATAACCTCAAGCCAATGTGCTCTTGCTCAAATGTGGCAGCTCCTTGCCTTGCAGTCAATACCCACTGgttgcatgtgtaacttactaaTCACAAAGTCAAGCCCATAACTTCAATAAGAATTTAATGGGGTAATCGCTAAGAGCCTTATAGCTCTACTAACACCTCTTAGTGTTTTCAATGGAGATGTCCGAGGTTCTTATCCCCCCTCCCTTGCTGTTGTTACTATTGaatatccacacacacacacacaaaaaggaGAGGTAATGGGGtaacaaaatttcaactttttgcATCTCATTACTAAAACtggcaaaaaaaattgcaaaacatATTTCTTGTCTATCATATACATGATGTGCGAAGAGTAGCTCAATGGTATTGCTTGATGTAACaattgaaatacaaaaaatatacaaGATGTATTAAAGCTAGAGAACAAAAGCATAATTTTTCTaagggataattacagtaaactcaCGTGTGGTTAGGTccgttttcactttgcctacccgtggttcaatcatttacactttgcccTCCTGAGGTACCTTCCGTTAGAGATCTGCTACCCACCTCTCCCTCTGCCAtttgaaaaacatatttttaggaaaaaacaGACATAACAAAGATCAAAAAGTTGGGGTTTTTATTGCTTAAGAACTTCTcatatctttctcaaaaaaaaaaaaaacttctcatAGAACTTCTCATATAAGttctcaagaagaagaagaagaagaaagaaatttattataGCCTTACTTCATTATACCCAATCTCCAAAACCCATCTCTTTCTTCAAGAACCCACAAAGAAAAATACCCAGAAAACCCAGTAATGCTTCCTTTCAGATTAAGCATCGTCGTTTTGTTTCTTCTCGTGTCGCTTCTTTTGCCGCCGTTTTGTCTCTGTATACGGTTGTTTTCAACGAGACCGAACGACAGCGGAgatgggcttgggcttgggcttgatGGGTTGTCGCGGTTTGCTGAAGCACCGAACTACCGTAACAGGAAAGAGTCCTACGTGTCCTTGTCCGATCCACATTCCCTTCCCTCAACTTCAAAGTCTACATCTTCCGCAAAATCCTATGCTAGCCGGTTTTTGGTTGCTAGTAGATCCagctttctcttctcttctctgcTCTCTCAATTCTAGCTCTCTTCTGGCTTTCTCCTTTCTTCGGCTACCTTTGTTGATTTTTGAGCTTTGTGATGCAGTGGTGTTGGTTGAGGCAAATTGATTGAAGCACTGTGGTTCATGATGggttgatttatgtttcaagggttttgattttgaatgattCTGATGGGCTTTGGGGTTGGAATTTGCTATGGGTTTTAATTTAGGGATGGGTTTTGCCTTTTGGATTCAAATTTTGTGGGTTTCAGTTGTGTGgattttgctttgattttttgtgggtttctaTGCATCTATAggttaatggtggtggtggtagggTGTTGCCATGGTGGGTTTGGCGAGGTGGTGGTTGATTGGCAATGGTGGGTTTATGGGTTTAGGTGATAAACCTAATCTCCTCCTCGATCTGACAAGCTCTCGAGAACCCATTGAACTACCTCGTAGACATTCTCGATTCCTGCATTGACCGCGTGACTTCGACGCATGTCATCGGAGCCCCCGAATACTGCCACGCGAATTTCACCAAGTACTTCACGGACCCGTTCTGGTCCGACCTGATTCTTTTCCAGGTATTTTCGACCCGAAACCCGTGCTACTTCAACACTAGGGTTATAGTCATGGATTTGGTGAAGTGGAGAGAAGGGTACTACAAGAAGAGAATTGAGAACTGGATGGAAgtgcaaagaaaaaagaggatcTACAAGTTGAGTTCGTTGCCACCATAGAAGTTCTTAAGCAATAAAAACCCCAACTTTTTGATCTTTGTTATGTCtgttttttcctaaaaatatgtttttcaaaCGGCAGAGGGAGAGGTGGGTAACAGATCTCTAACGGAAGGTACCTCATgggggcaaagtgtaaatgattgaaccacgggtaggcaaagtgaaaacagGCCTAACCACAtgtgggtttactgtaattatccaTTTTTCTAATTAACAGTTGCAAATGCAAAGGACCACAGCTAGGATGCTTGTAGCCACTTGAGAGTCTGTAGCCATTAAAAGCCACCTTAGTTGCTTCTCCTCTGACATGGTTAATCCAATCTATTCATGACACAAAACCAGTTTTTGGGTCTTCAGCAATTCTATAAGAACAAAGCTAAGCACTCTTCCCTCATGATCCCTTATAATACCTCCAAACTCACATCTGTTAAGGGTGCCAttaatatttactatttagcaTCTAAAAGACTAAATCTAGCAGCATGACATTTCTGGCTTTTTTAGAAGGTTTTAGGAAGATCCAAGTTATTCTAAAAAGTAAACACTATTTTGAGCCATACCTTTTTAcattctttgtctttttttgataagtagccaTACCTTTTACATTCTTTAAACCCATGATGCgtggaaaatatatattaagcCATGTCAGTGATTGCTCGGTTGAATATTTAGTTCTGAAAATCCTAATCCTTTTATTTCTCTACATGCAAAAGTGATAGACCACAGCAGCAAAAGCAGTTTTTATCGTATTAATCAAACCACTTCCTCTGAATCTCTGCTGCATCCAAAATAGTTCCTGCTCCCAACCAAAATATTTCTTCTAATACAGCATAACTCCAAAATTGCAGACCATATTCTTTCAGAGTAGTTGCATTCAAAAGAGAGGAGTTGTGTATTCTTTTTGTTACTCCTTACAGACCTGGATTTGCTCTATATACCCTTTGTAGCCAACCATGAAACTATGTCTAGTTGTGAAATGATCTCTCCAAACCAGAGAATTCATGGAACTCTGGGAAGATTTGtctctatatatatttaattgagAACATCCCTCATACGGATAGCAAAGAGTTTGAGGATAAACATTATTGAATATcaaattcaatatttttgtgGTCTAGTTTTGATGTGGGGCTTTCTTGACACCTATCAAAGTTTTCTTAGTTATTATTGAGTTTTCAATGTAGAGTTTTTTATGTTAGAAAGTTGTTGGATCAGTTTTAATTAAGTTTACTAGAATAATTTCTGGAATGGGATCTCTTTGGTTGTACCAAAGGCCCATGAATCTTATTTTATGTCTTGAGCCCTGTTCCTATTTTATTTAGCAGTtcttaaatctttttatttgttattagtaaACCTAGTCATTCTAGGAATAGGTTATTTAGAGTCGTACTCCTTTGAGGAAAAGATTTAACAATAGCCCAAGGCTTTATTGTTGTCAATAATATTGATATTTAGCAgcttattttaaactttgagGGTGTGATTGCCTTATCCTACCTGAGTGTGATTACTTTGGAAAACATAGGTATGATTGCTAGTGTTGTATCTATGTTATTTCTGGTTCTATTCCCTGTTTTAACATATTCAGGATTCAATCTTTTGTTTACCTTAACCCTTAAACATCAATCCTTATTCAAGAACCTTTCAAGATCTCATCAAGAAATCTAGTTCAGGGCTGTGTTCATAAAGATTTAACATCAAAATTGATATCAGAGCCCATTCATGCTTCCACCCTGTGTCATTCACTCTCATTAGTAACTATCATCATCACAAGTGCTAGAATAAGACCTCTATAGAATGAACCCAGTTAAAAGGTAGTATAGATTGGGAAAGTGGTTGTGAGGACAATGCAATTTGACACTTCCACTTTGATTGATACCTCTATGGTCTTGATTTTGTGGTTAAACACTTAACCAATCAATTCTGTACCCCAAACATAGTAGGTACATATGTTGGAAAAGTTTCCATCCATGACACATTCTTCATTTCTGGTTTGCTAAGTATAGTTTTATCTAGTTGGAAGCATATAATCTATGACATGTCAAGAAAGTTTCTTGCTATGTTCTCTTTGCATCTAAGTGGTGCAGATGGCTGTTCAGAGTTTCATTTTTAACCAACACTTTCCTTTAGGATGTAATGTGGACCCTCCTTTCAGACCATGACTGGATCCGTGCTCTGCGGATGACTTCGTATGGGTTTCTTTTCTATGGCCCTGGTTCTTATGCATGGTACCAGTATCTTGATTATGCTTTGCCGAAGCAAACGGTGGAGAACCTAATACTGAAGGTGTACTAcctttgaattttcactttcaTATTCAGCATTTCAATTAGTGTAACTAACTTTTATTTACTTGCAGATTGTATTAAACCAAATTGTGCTTGGTCCAACTGTGATTGCTGTTGTTTTTGCATGGAACAACTTATGGCAAGGGAAGCTCTCACAGCTTCCAGAAAAATACCAGAAAGATGCTCTTCCTACATTACTTTTTGGTAAAAAAACAATCTTTGACATGATGTTTACATTGGCTTGATAATGTGGTCCAGATTTCACAGATgggctctagctcaaatggcatcTCCTCCTTGTAAAAACGAGGTAGAGGGTGAGACCAGTGTGTAAGAACCGAGCATGTGTAATTTCTAGTAATAAtgtaaattgattttcttttttgatttctATGCAGGATTTAGATTCTGGATCCCTGTCAGTGCATTGAATTTCGGGTACGCTTTTACATCTTTATGAAATTCCCTGGGATTTGAAAATGGAATTAGTTCTTTGCGTTCTctgaaaaaggttttttttttttagggatctGAAAAAGTTTTGGgagaatagaaaaaagaaaaaggcattTGAATTGACACCCAGCAAGCAAATCTTTTCTTGTTCAAAAAGTGTGCATAAATTCTTACTTAACAATGTTGACACCCAGTATTGGGAATAACAATGTTGTATTTCTAGGttcatttgtcattttcttttcccttttttttatttattcatttccaAGGTTTCCAAGGTTCAGCTTGGAGAGAAGAATCAAAGATTTCAAAAACTCTTTATCCTAACTAGGAGAGTTAATTGCTTGCTGGATGCTTCGCTAGTCGAGACAACTTCTGAAGTGTAGCGGAAGTTGAAACTCAAAACTAAGTACAATGATTTGAAATGCTCTGGATATatcaatttcatatatttgcATTGGTTCATTTAATGAATCATTTTTTCAGAGAACATAGTCCTCTAGGACTGACTTCGTCTATTTCCCTCATTACGATTACCTAGTACTTTTTTTGTTGGAACATCAAGCTTTACATGCCTTGGCTATATATATGGCATCTTTACAGGGTAGTGCCTCTTCAAGCCCGTGTGGCTTTCATGTGTTTGGGCTCGATATTCTGGAACTTCTATTTGTCTTCGACCATGAGCAAGTAATTCATACGTACAAGAGTTTAATTAATGATTTATTATCAGCAGATGGAATTTGGACCATCAGGTATTTTCTCATATTTATTCTCCTTTTCTGGATTTGTAAAAATTACTATTGGGTcttgatgtgattttttttttctttttttttttgtaggtcaATTTTTGACCTGAAATCCGTTCTCGCAGAAAGCATGTGAATTGGAAGCAGTGGTTTTAATCCTTCTCCATTTTCATTTgctacaaattttaaattaaagttttttaaatGATTCTGTCCTAACGAATTTGTGAACCTCTAGATCTTCAGGATAGGCTCCTGCTAGGGATTGTGAGTACATTAACTAAAATATATAGAAGTGGTAATATGGTGTTCCCATTTTTTTCATGGTGTACCAGAAATCTGTCTTTTCGTTTGGTTTGGTATTCCATATGAATCTATATTATCTATcatttacttaataaaaaaatgttacaaataAATTATGGTAATAAATATCTGGCGATTACTTGGTTTaacaatccttttttttttctttttttttgacaaactcTTGGTTTAACAAGCCAGATGTATTGTTCACCAGCACAAATTTTGATTAACTACTCGAGGATTTTCTTTGAACTGAGTTCTTGGTACAGCCTTTGATGGATTACTAAcagatgtatattcaataatgAGCTATTAATTGAAGTCTTTGAAAGTAGGTTTTTTACACCAGGATTGTGTGCCAGATTAACGGAAGCGATCATACGCTTTGAGGGTGTCCTTATGCACAAAGTTTGCTGAGTAATTGAACCCTGGCTAACAAGACATCATTTTAGTGTTAGTGTAAAAGGAATTTTCATAATAATGCCAACAGCCTTGGAACTTGAGTCCTACTTTTGTTGGGTGCTGCTCATGATGTGCAAATAAGTGAATAACAAGAATCTTTAAGTAGAAGAAAAACAACTTCTATTTTGACAATTTAAAGAGAACGAGAACAATGCAAACATGAGAAGAGGCCATGGCAAAACCTATTGATGCAACAGCTTAGAATGCAATTTGTTTAACCTGATATGTGAAGAGCGCATAACCAAAATAGGGCTTGTTTTGATGATGTTGAATCACTCACATTATCCCATGTAGTTTATATGAACCATGTGAAATATCCCATTCAGTTCTAAGTTGTTAGTGGTTGTTGGAGTGGATAAAAAGGTAATTTTaatgataaatatatattagaacCAATATCAACTTACTACTTAAGATTTGCTATAAAGAATATTATAGACATAGCATTTCAATCTTATATGTTCAATCTGAGTATTCATTTACGAGTATTCATTTGAGACAAGATTTGGTGGTGCAATA from Castanea sativa cultivar Marrone di Chiusa Pesio chromosome 6, ASM4071231v1 includes:
- the LOC142638159 gene encoding uncharacterized protein LOC142638159 isoform X2; amino-acid sequence: MEALGGGLGGLWNSTHLFRKRPKKPESKSKSKSSDSAAATGRAGYRFPLKQAVTAGSLALAGDTIAQLRERWTKREPLNTDSIALTKDVMWTLLSDHDWIRALRMTSYGFLFYGPGSYAWYQYLDYALPKQTVENLILKIVLNQIVLGPTVIAVVFAWNNLWQGKLSQLPEKYQKDALPTLLFGKKTIFDMMFTLA
- the LOC142638159 gene encoding protein sym-1 isoform X1, encoding MEALGGGLGGLWNSTHLFRKRPKKPESKSKSKSSDSAAATGRAGYRFPLKQAVTAGSLALAGDTIAQLRERWTKREPLNTDSIALTKDVMWTLLSDHDWIRALRMTSYGFLFYGPGSYAWYQYLDYALPKQTVENLILKIVLNQIVLGPTVIAVVFAWNNLWQGKLSQLPEKYQKDALPTLLFGFRFWIPVSALNFGVVPLQARVAFMCLGSIFWNFYLSSTMSK